Below is a genomic region from Mesorhizobium sp..
CAGGAAGTGCGACACCGATGATCGAGGTGTCGAGAATGACGATGAACTGCGCCGCGCACAATAGTGCGAGCGCCTTCCACCGCTTCGGATCGGGAGTTTGAAGTGACATGGAAGAAGGTCCCTGTTTGCAGTTGGACCGCAGCAGTTCGTGCGGCTGTAAAGCGTTGTCAGGCCTCCCATCATGGCAGGGTCAACACCCCTCCCAGCTTGTCAGGGTACACGGCTGTGCATCTTTTTCAGTTTGGCAAATCGCGCGCGTCTCTTGTCTTGATATCCCTGTTTGGGAGACCGGAGAAGGCGAGGGAAGAAGTCGGGGCTATTGCGCAAAAAGCCTGTTGACCCTCCAATGGTGGGAGGGTGCACAACAAATTTGAACCCGGCCTGGCCGGAAACGAAGGGAGCCACGGTATGAATATTGGAGAAGCCTCGAAGGCGACCGGCATCTCGGTGAAGATGCTGCGCTACTACGAAGAGATCGGTCTCGTCCGCCCGGCATTGCGGGCCTATTCGGGCTATCGCGTCTATTCCGACAAGAACATCGCGATGCTGCTATTCGTGCGCCGCGCGCGCGACCTAGGCTTTCAGGTCAAGCAGATTGCCGCGCTTCTCGACCTATGGCAGGACGGCAGCCGGGCCAGCGCCGATGTCAAGGCGCTGGCGCTCGATCATGTTCGCGAACTGGAGCATCGCCGCCGCGAACTCGACGAGATGATCGGAACGCTCCAGCACCTCGCGCATCACTGCCACGGCGACAGCCGGCCCGACTGCCCGATCCTGAGCGGCCTTGGCGCTGCGGACGAGGCGCCGGCCAAGGCCGAGCGCAAGAAGGCGCCCCGCCGGAGCTTTGCCGTGGCCGGCTGAAGGGCCGTGCATTTGAGCGCCGCCGGAAAGGCGGTCCCCGGCCCGTCGGAGAGCACATCGTGAACGGCCGCTTCTGGACGACGCAGGTCACAGAGGCTCGGGCGGCGGAACACGAGGACTTCACGCGCAGCGGCCCGCTGCCTTTATTGTGCAGGAGTCCCGGCTTTCGCCGCGCGCGATGTTCTGCCGCGGCGAGGATCGCGCGGTGCTGACCCTCTGGCGGGGGGCGCGCCGCCCGCTCCATGTCCTACGCCCCGGGGTCGGCGACCGAGGCCCCTGACAGTCCCCCAGTACCGCAGCGGGCAAGCGCCACGAGGGGTGACGCGCGCTGCATTCGCTGTTCTTGCCTCAGCCGGCGGCGACGAGGTCGCCGTGCATGGCGGTGGCGTCGGGTGTCAAGAAAACATCCGCGTGCAGATCGTGCCGTCTCAAGCCAAGCACCAGAACGACCTCCTGCAAGGCCTCGATCATGGCTGGAGGGCCTGCCGTGTAGCAGGACCATCCGTCAAGGTCCGTCTGGTCGGTTCGGACCGCGGCATGAACGAACCCCGTGCGGCCGGACGTCGGCGCCGAGGGCGTGGAGAGGACCGGCGTCACGGTCATGTCGGGATGCAGCGTGGCAAGCCCGGCCAGGCGATGTTGAGAAGAGTGACGTCAGGCATTTCGAGAGTCTCCATTGCAGGAGAGGGTGCATTCCGGCGCGCAGGGGACGATGCCGGTGCCGCTTGCTGCGACGCAGGTGCAGAGCGTTTCAGCGAGGGAAGCAGCCGGGCGGTTGGGAATGCGGTTGAAGGCCATGAGACCCAGCACCGCCGACAGGACCGGCGCCACGAAGGCGAGCAGCAGCGCAGCGCCGATGCCGATTTGGACCTGCAGCGCTCCGACGCCGAAATAGAGCAGCCCGGCGAGCGCGGAGCCGATACCGAAGACCATCCCGGATGCCGTCGCGCCTGAGCGGGGCGCAAGGTCTTGCGCCGCCACGACGAGGATCGGGGTCGCGGCGTAGCTGAGTGCGCCAGCGGCGGAGAGTAGCACGGTGAACCCAGCGGTAGCTGGCGAAAGCCAGAGCAGCCCGAGAAAGGCCGGAACACTGGCCGCCAGAACGGCCGCGAGAAGCCATGCGCGGGAAACTCTGGTCGCCAGGAGGCCGACGCCGATCCCTCCTGCCGCTGCGGCGAGAGAGAACGTGCTGAGCGTTCCGGCGATCGCGGGGTCTGTGTCCGACAGGCCATGCCGCTCAATCAGAAACAGGGGTAGGCCGTTCAGGACGGCGGTGGCCGGAAGAAAGGCCAGGGCGGCAGCGAGCGTGACCACGCCGACCGGCCCCCACACGAGCGTCCAGTCGAAGCGCCGGACCGCGTTTGCGGCGGACACCTCGCGCTTCCGATCGCCTGTGGCGCATGCCAGGATCACCGTAGCGGCGAGAATGCCGGGCGCCGCGAGGACGAGCGGTAGCGCCGCACCGGCCAGATCGCGCGCGGTCGACAAGAGCGAAGGGCCTGCCGCGTAGCCCAGCATTCCGCCGGCCGCGAAAAGAGCGACCGCGAGTTCTGGCCGTGCGGTTCCGCGCCGTACCAGCATCGAACCGGCCGGGTGAATGGCAGCCGACCCAAGGCCCGCGATGGCGACCAGGACGAAGAGCAGCGGCACACTTGGGGCCACGACGAGCAGGCTGAGAAGCACCGCGCTGAACAGGACGCTGGCGGCGGTGACCGACACTTCGCCGAAATGATCGGACAGCCGTCCGAGAAACGGGCCGGGCAGCGAGGCCGACAGCGCGAAGATCGCGACAAGCGCAGCCAGCGTCATCTCGTCCAGCCCAAGCTGGAGGTGAAACATTGGCAGCAACGCCGGCACGAAGGCCGTATAGGCATCGTTGACCGTATGGCCGAGCGTACCGAGAATCAGGAACCGGCGTCCTGTATCGGCGCCCGGCGCTGCAAGGGTCAGAGCGGCCATTTCCCCACTTCCCTTAGCCGGGACTCGATCCGGGGCTTCTGATCCCAGAAGGTGCCGTAGGTGAACCAGTCGCCGATCTCGGTGATCGGGGCGACGCGGACGCCGAACCGGTGCTTGGCCTCGTCCATCACGGCCTGGTCGGTGAGGTCGCGTTCGGCGTAGGCGATGCCGAGGCGGCCAAGCCACGCCTTGAGCGCACGGCAGTCGGAGCATGTCGGGGTGGAATAAACGGTGACGGTAGCATTCATAGCTCTTCTCCTTGGCAGGGTCGAAAGGAATGGGGTGCGTTCCCGTCCGTGCCGGGGACGCGTTGCGATCAGGCGCTGCGGACACTCTCGACCATGGGCGCCCTGAACCGGCGCAGACGCAGGGCATTGCCGAGGACGAAGACCGAGGACAGCGCCATCGCGCCCGCGGCGAAGACCGGCGAGAGCAGGATGCCGGTAGACGGCCAAAGCGCCCCGGCCGCGACCGGGATCAGGGCGGCGTTGTAGGCGAAAGCCCAGAACAGGTTCTGCCGGATGTTGCGCATCGTGGCGCGGGACAGCGCGATGGCGTTCGGCACGCCCTTGAGGCTTCCGGACATCAGCACCACGTCGGCAGCCTCGATGGCTACATCCGTGCCGGTCCCGATCGCAAGGCCCACGTCCGCCTCGGCCAGCGCCGGGGCGTCGTTGATGCCGTCGCCGACGAAGGCCACCGGGCCGTGGGCCTTCAGCCGCCGGATCGCGGCCACCTTGCCGTCGGGCAGCACCTCGGCCACGACCTCGTCGATCCCGAGCCGCCGGCCGATGGCCTCGGCGGTGCGCCGGTTGTCTCCGGTGATCATGGCGACCTTGAGTCCCAGAGCGTGCAACGCGCGGATCGCGTCCGGGGTCGATTCCTTGATCGGATCGGCCACCGCGATGATCGCCGCCAGCCGACCGCCGATGGCGACATAGATCGGCGACTTGCCGTCGTTGGCGAGGCGCGAGGCCGTCTGCGCGAAGGCGCTCACATCGTGGCCGAGCTGCGCCATATAACGGTCGGCGCCGATCTCGACCCGGACACCCCCCGCCTCGGCCGCCACACCAAAGCCGGTCACGCTCTCGAACCGGGACAGCACCGGCATCGTCAGGCCCTCGGCCTCGGCCGCTGCGACGATGGCGCGGGCGATCGGATGCTCGGACTTCGCCTCGACGGCGGCAATCCTGGCCAGCACGTCGGCCCGGTCGAATCCGTCCGTCAGCACGAGGTCGGTCAGGGTCGGCTTGCCTTTGGTCAGCGTGCCGGTCTTGTCGAGCGCAACGACCTTCGCACCCTGAAGACCCTGCAGCGCGTCGCCCTTGCGGAACAGCACGCCGAGTTCAGCGCCGCGGCCCGTGCCCACCATGATCGAGGTCGGCGTGGCCAGGCCCATCGCGCAGGGGCAGGCGATGATGAGGACCGCCACCGCGTTGACGAGGCCGAAGGTCAGCGCCGGGTCGGGTCCGACGAAGAACCACACGCCGAAGGTCAGCGCGGCGAGTGTCATCACCGCGGGCACGAACCACATGGTGATCTTGTCGACAAGCCCTTGGATAGGCAGCTTCGACCCCTGCGCTTCCTCGACCATCCGGATGATCTGCGCCAGCATCGTGTGGCCGCCCACAGCGGTGGCACGGAAGGCAAAGGCGCCAGTTTGGTTGACCGTGCCGCCAGTGACGGCGGTGCCCGCGGCCTTGGCGACCGGGATCGGCTCGCCGGTGATCATCGACTCGTCGATCCAGCTTTCGCCCTCGATCACCTCGCCATCCACCGGCACGCGCTCGCCGGGGCGCACATCGATGATATCGCCGGGGGCGACGTCGGAGACGTCGATCTCGAAGACACTTCCGCCCCGCCGTACGCGGGCGGTCTTGGCCTTCAGCCCGACCAGCCGCTTGATCGCTTCGGAGGTGCGACCCTTGGCGCGCGCCTCGAGCACCCGGCCCAGGAGGATCAGGGTGACAATCACCGCCGCAGCCTCGTAATAGACGTTCACCGTGCCCGCAGGCAGAAGTACCGGCGCGAAGGTTGCGACCAGCGAATAGGCATAGGCGGCAAGCGTGCCGACAGCGACCAGGCTGTTCATGTCGGGCGCGGCACGCAGCAGCGCCGGGATGCCCTTCCGGTAGA
It encodes:
- the cueR gene encoding Cu(I)-responsive transcriptional regulator — protein: MNIGEASKATGISVKMLRYYEEIGLVRPALRAYSGYRVYSDKNIAMLLFVRRARDLGFQVKQIAALLDLWQDGSRASADVKALALDHVRELEHRRRELDEMIGTLQHLAHHCHGDSRPDCPILSGLGAADEAPAKAERKKAPRRSFAVAG
- a CDS encoding glutaredoxin family protein, with product MNATVTVYSTPTCSDCRALKAWLGRLGIAYAERDLTDQAVMDEAKHRFGVRVAPITEIGDWFTYGTFWDQKPRIESRLREVGKWPL
- a CDS encoding heavy metal translocating P-type ATPase, giving the protein MNAPANFTMEAVSLPIEGMTCASCVGRVERALKSVPGVRDASVNLATERAEVHLAAPVARADLIRAVEDVGYTVTASTIELAIDGMTCASCVGRVERALRAVPGVTGANVNLATERATVTGSADAAALIAAVADAGYDARLIDRSGAASAEAEAQKEEERRVLSRDLALAAALTAPVFLLEMGSHVIPGMHHLIASTIGMGASWLFQFALTTLVLAFPGLRFYRKGIPALLRAAPDMNSLVAVGTLAAYAYSLVATFAPVLLPAGTVNVYYEAAAVIVTLILLGRVLEARAKGRTSEAIKRLVGLKAKTARVRRGGSVFEIDVSDVAPGDIIDVRPGERVPVDGEVIEGESWIDESMITGEPIPVAKAAGTAVTGGTVNQTGAFAFRATAVGGHTMLAQIIRMVEEAQGSKLPIQGLVDKITMWFVPAVMTLAALTFGVWFFVGPDPALTFGLVNAVAVLIIACPCAMGLATPTSIMVGTGRGAELGVLFRKGDALQGLQGAKVVALDKTGTLTKGKPTLTDLVLTDGFDRADVLARIAAVEAKSEHPIARAIVAAAEAEGLTMPVLSRFESVTGFGVAAEAGGVRVEIGADRYMAQLGHDVSAFAQTASRLANDGKSPIYVAIGGRLAAIIAVADPIKESTPDAIRALHALGLKVAMITGDNRRTAEAIGRRLGIDEVVAEVLPDGKVAAIRRLKAHGPVAFVGDGINDAPALAEADVGLAIGTGTDVAIEAADVVLMSGSLKGVPNAIALSRATMRNIRQNLFWAFAYNAALIPVAAGALWPSTGILLSPVFAAGAMALSSVFVLGNALRLRRFRAPMVESVRSA
- a CDS encoding MFS transporter, coding for MAALTLAAPGADTGRRFLILGTLGHTVNDAYTAFVPALLPMFHLQLGLDEMTLAALVAIFALSASLPGPFLGRLSDHFGEVSVTAASVLFSAVLLSLLVVAPSVPLLFVLVAIAGLGSAAIHPAGSMLVRRGTARPELAVALFAAGGMLGYAAGPSLLSTARDLAGAALPLVLAAPGILAATVILACATGDRKREVSAANAVRRFDWTLVWGPVGVVTLAAALAFLPATAVLNGLPLFLIERHGLSDTDPAIAGTLSTFSLAAAAGGIGVGLLATRVSRAWLLAAVLAASVPAFLGLLWLSPATAGFTVLLSAAGALSYAATPILVVAAQDLAPRSGATASGMVFGIGSALAGLLYFGVGALQVQIGIGAALLLAFVAPVLSAVLGLMAFNRIPNRPAASLAETLCTCVAASGTGIVPCAPECTLSCNGDSRNA